AAAGGATTTATATAAGATTCTGGAATTCCTGTGTTTTAGAAGAAAGGAGGTTATTGTTTTTTTAAAAATTTCTTCAGGAATTGATTTAAAAGAAGAGATAAATCTTTTGTATAAATCTCCCTGTATGAATACAGAAAAGGCAAAGTCATCGACAGGTGAATCAAGAAACTTCAGCAGATTGAGAACCTCTGCGGTGACCTTTCTCTGTCTGACATCAAGGCTGCTGTGAGAAATGAAATCGATCTGTCCTTCGTTCAACCATCCGCTGATTTCGACCACATGCTCATTCTTTAAAGCAAGAATCACGATATCGCTGTAACTGTAGCCTCTTTCTTTCAGGTCCATTATTAAGGAACATATATAGCTACCTGCCCTTTCCCTTTCAATCTCAGTTACCTCCACATATCCTTTATCTTTTTTATCTTCAACAGGTTTTTGAGTATAGGTTTTAAAATCAGAAAGAGTGGCTGCCATGCATAAGGTTTTTGACTCTGGAAGTATTTCCTTAAATACCTTTTCATTAAATCTAAGAATCACGCCGCCGCTTCTGTAATTTCTGTCAAGCTCGCTGACTATCTTTTGTGCTGACGGGAAGACCTGCCCTGTTTCTAAATGCTTCATAATTCTATAATCTGCCCTTCTGAAGCCGTATATAGCCTGTTTTGTATCTCCAACTACAAAGAGACTTCCATCCATCGAGAGAGCATTTTCTATAAGAGGATAAAGGTTACACCACTGAATATAGGAGGTATCCTGGAATTCATCTATGAGATAGTGAGAGATCCTTTCACCGAGCCTGAAGTATATATCAGGTATTTTGGATGAGCTCAGATAAGAGGCAAGATATCTGCCTATATCTTCTATAAATAATTTTCCCTCCTTTGATTTAACATCCTCGAGCTCTCTGGAAAAGTTTTCGAATTCCATAATATAGGGTAGAAAATAGGCCATTGCATAATAAAGACTGTATTCCTTAAGGAGATCCTGAAATCTATTCCATAGTATTTTTATCCTTTCTGAATCTTCAGGAGGAGTTTTTTTTGTAGTAGGCGGTTTTCCCTTCCATTTAATAGAAAGAAAAGATCTTTCTCGGGTATGCTTGATAAAATTATCAAGATTAAATTTATCATGCAGATTATCAGTGTTTTTATTAAAGAGCTCTATCAGGCTAGCTGAAACCTTTTGAAGTTCAGACTCGATCTTTTTTAGTTCTTCCACGATTTTTTCATTAACTTTTAGCTCTCTGTTGCTTGCCGATAGTTCTTCATGTAAGATTATCCAGTTTTTCAAGATTTCTTTAGCCGGATCCCAGCAGTATGAATTTTCTGACAGTTCCTCTAGCAGGTTGATAATTTCTCTAAAACGTTCTGCCTTTTCACTTCCCTCTCTTATATCTTTTATGAACAATTCGAAGGCATAGGTCATAAGCTCTTTATTGTTCATCAGTATCTCAAAATCTGGATTTAGACCGAAGTCCGTTGCCGACGCCCTGAATAGGGAGCTCATGAAACTATCTATTGTCTTGACCTGAAAGTCTGAATAATTATCGAGTATCTCCTCAATTATCAGCAATGCTCTTGTGGAAAGAGCTTCCGGATTCTGATCCTCTTTTTTAACTAAGAGTAATTCTGAAAATTCACTTACAGTCCTTTCATCTTTAAAGTAAAGTTTTTTCAGCCACTCAAGGATCCTTGCCTTCATGTGCTTTGCTGCATTCCGTGAGTAGGTTATGGCAAGGATA
Above is a window of Thermodesulfovibrionales bacterium DNA encoding:
- a CDS encoding UvrD-helicase domain-containing protein, producing MSRPLKERYWFTGNYMNELLRDSELTFPHYMILKASAGAGKTSALTKRYVQFLLSERIPDNKLKNILAITYSRNAAKHMKARILEWLKKLYFKDERTVSEFSELLLVKKEDQNPEALSTRALLIIEEILDNYSDFQVKTIDSFMSSLFRASATDFGLNPDFEILMNNKELMTYAFELFIKDIREGSEKAERFREIINLLEELSENSYCWDPAKEILKNWIILHEELSASNRELKVNEKIVEELKKIESELQKVSASLIELFNKNTDNLHDKFNLDNFIKHTRERSFLSIKWKGKPPTTKKTPPEDSERIKILWNRFQDLLKEYSLYYAMAYFLPYIMEFENFSRELEDVKSKEGKLFIEDIGRYLASYLSSSKIPDIYFRLGERISHYLIDEFQDTSYIQWCNLYPLIENALSMDGSLFVVGDTKQAIYGFRRADYRIMKHLETGQVFPSAQKIVSELDRNYRSGGVILRFNEKVFKEILPESKTLCMAATLSDFKTYTQKPVEDKKDKGYVEVTEIERERAGSYICSLIMDLKERGYSYSDIVILALKNEHVVEISGWLNEGQIDFISHSSLDVRQRKVTAEVLNLLKFLDSPVDDFAFSVFIQGDLYKRFISSFKSIPEEIFKKTITSFLLKHRNSRILYKSFEKEFPILWKENFEELFRLAGYLPLYDLLSMCMSKFRLFDVYPDGEAAFIKILEVARIFENRGFGNIRDFVEFFTQSFQDSEFWNMVLPSGKNAVNVMTVHQSKGLEFPVCILYLSWKNSEGRRKTMRILEDEEGLHLIKLKKDFARHEKLHRAYEERRADELASKVNTLYVALTRAEDELYVIIDKNEIPEIIKNEIGKIYGSKLTPEEIGIKKERDRRKKEEVVPFGHYLFTGEFPVLEREIHLQEKERGEFIHRILSSIEYYYEGIEGEIMNTIEKHNELYASGLSPEELKKIYNAVLNTIKTLEPYFRKIPARVVKNEKEFADGSGSLHRMDRVVIDQGLITVIDYKTGHPSQKEMEEHIIQVKDYKRILKELYPSINVKGILFYVDKGEAREI